The sequence ATAAACATCTGCTGGGTGAATATGTCGAATTGCCGTTAACAGGTCGTAAAATCCCGGTGATTGCCGATGAGTATGTGGATCCTGAATTCGGTACCGGTTGCGTCAAAATTACCCCTGCGCATGATTTTAATGATTATGAAGTCTGGACGCGGCATAGAAACACCTCGGCTATTCAGGCATTACCGCATGGCGGCTTGATCAATATTTTTACAGCCGATGCGTGTATCAGAAATAACAAGGGCGATGAAGATTTTTTAATCCCTCACAAATACATGGGGATGGATCGTTTTGAGGCGAGAAGGGAAATCGTCTCCGATCTGGAAGCACAGGGTTTGCTGGAAAAAATTGTTGACCATAAATTAATGGTTCCGCGTGGCGATCGAACCAGTGCCGTGATTGAACCGTTTTTAACTGATCAGTGGTATGTCAAAGTGGCGCCTCTTGCCAAGCCGGCTATCGAAGCGGTAGAAAACGGCGATATCAAGTTTGTGCCGGATAACTGGAAAAACACTTATTTTGACTGGATGCGCAATATTCAGGATTGGTGTATTTCAAGGCAGATCTGGTGGGGACACCGCATTCCCGCCTGGTACGATGATAAAGGCAATATTTATGTGGGCCGTTCAGAGCGAGCCATACGCGAACAACATAAGCTGCCGGATGATTATTCTTTAAAGCAGGACGAGGATGTGCTGGATACCTGGTTCTCATCAGCATTGTGGCCATTTTCAACATTAGGCTGGCCGGAACAAACACCGGAATTGGGCAAACATTATCCGACCAGCGTTTTGGTAACCGGTTTCGATATCATCTTTTTCTGGGTGGCCCGGATGATTATGATGGGCCTTAAATTTCAGGGGCAGGTGCCTTTCAGGGAAGTGTATATACATGGCCTGGTGCGGGATGCGGAAGGGCAGAAAATGTCCAAATCCAAAGGCAATGTGCTGGACCCTATCGATCTGATCGACGGTATCGATCTGGAAGCGCTGGTTGAAAAGCGTATTTCCGGAATGATGCAGCCGCATTTGGCCAAGAAAATAGAAACGGTTACCCGTAAACAATTTCCAGACGGTATTCCGTCTTATGGGACCGATGCCTTGCGTTTCACGTTTGCTTCTCTGGCCTCAACCGGGCGCGATATCCGCTTTGATTTGGCGCGTACCGAAGGATATCGCAATTTCTGTAACAAACTCTGGAATGCCGCCCGTTATGTGTTGATGAATACGGAAGAACAGGATAATGGCTTATCCGGTCTTCCTTGTGAATACACTCAAGTCGATCGCTGGATAATGTCCCGTTTACAGCAGCAAATTGCTGTTACACGGCAGGCGATCGATAATTACCGCTTCGATTTGGCCGCGCAGGCACTTTACGATTTTACCTGGAACGAATATTGTGACTGGTATCTGGAATTGGCCAAGATCTCGCTGCAGTCTGAAAATGAAGCCGTTCAACGCGGAACAAGGCAGACTTTGGTGTCGGTTCTGGAGACCGTTTTACGGTTGGCTCATCCCATCATGCCTTTTATTACTGAGGAAATATGGCAGCGCGTTGCGCCGTTAGCGGGGATTAATGGTCCTACCATCATGCGTCAATCCTATCCTGAGACCGATGCATCCCTTATTGATACGGCAGCCATTGCTGAAATTGAATGGGTGATGGCATTTATTCTCGGCGTACGCAGAATCCGCGGCGAAATGAATATCGCACCAGGAAAGCCGTTGCCGGTTTTGATTCAAAACGGCACGGCTACCGATCAGGCGATGCTGGAAAACAGTCAGGCTTATTTGAAAAAATTAGGCAGACTTGAGGCTATCACCTGGCTCGGTTTAGATGAAATTGCTCCCGAATCGGCAATTGCACTGGTGGGCGAGATGAAGATTTTAATTCCGATGGCGGGCCTGATCGATAAACAGGCGGAACTGACCCGGCTGGATAAGGAGATTCAGCGCATCAGTAAAGAGTTGCCCCGCATTGAAGGCAAGTTGAACAATCCCAGCTTTGTGGATAAGGCTCCGGCTGACGTCATCGTCAAAGAAAAAAACAAGCTGTCCGATTTACAGTCTACACTTAGAAGTCTCGAAGAGCAGGTGCTAAAAATAAAGGCCCTTTAAAGATGGCTTACAGGTAAAACCGGAGTATCTAGTGACAAACTGGTGTGTGAGCGTACCGTCTCCATGCCTTTTTGTCATGAACCTTCAACGAAGGCTGCCGTTGGCCTTGATGTTAAATGAACAAAGCGAGTTATGGTGACCAATAATCCTGACCAACAGCTGGGTGGTCTTTCGAGATGTTTGATTCAGGCCGGCTTGGTTTCTGAGGCGGAAATGTTGGCTCATATACAGGCAGCCAAAAAAGCAAAAATCTCGTTAATTAACTACCTGGTTTCCAATAAGGTTGTAAGCAGCAAAGCTATCTCAGAGCGTGCTTCAGTTGAATTCGGCTTGCCGCAATTCGATCTTAGCGCTATTGATGTCAAAAGTTTGCCGGTAGCCTTGGTTACCGAAAAGCTGATCAGGAAGCATCATGCGCTGCCTTTGCTTAAGCGGGGAAACCGGCTGTTTCTGGCCATATCTGACGCCAGCAATTTTCAGGCTCAAGATGAAATAAAATTCCATACCCGGCTGAATATTGACACCATTCTGGTTGAAGAAGACAAGCTGGGCAAGGCGATAGATTCAGCATTGGAAGCTGCCGAAACGATGATGACGGATCTGCTGGATTCGGATTTGGATAATCTGGAGATAACCGGTGGTGATCAGGATAATTTAAAGGATGATTCCGGACCGGAAGTGGATGATGGTCCGATTGTTCGTTTTGTGAATAAAATTCTGCTGGATGCGATTAAAAAAGGCGTTTCGGATATCCATCTTGAACCGTATGAAAAATCTTTTCGTATCCGGTACCGCGGCGATGGCATGTTGTATGAAGTAGCCAGCCCCCCTTCAAATATTTCCAATCGTATTATTTCCAGATTAAAGGTAATGGCCAGAATGGACATTGCCGAGCGGCGTATTCCTCAGGATGGTCGTATTAAGATGGCGTTATCCAAAACGCGCGCCATTGATTTCCGGGTCAATACCTGCCCAACGTTGTTTGGTGAAAAGGTGGTATTGCGGATTCTGGATCCAACCAGCGCCCAGCTCGGTATAGAAAAATTGGGTTTCGAGCCCATACAACAACAACGATTTTTGGAAGCCATTCACAGACCATACGGAATGGTGCTGGTTACAGGACCTACCGGAAGCGGTAAAACCGTTACGCTTTATACCGGCTTGAATATTTTGAACAGTGTCGAACGGAATATTTCGACAGCAGAGGATCCGGTTGAAATCACGGTTCCGGGCATTAATCAGGTGAATGTTAATCCTAAAGCGGGATTAACCTTTGCTACAGCGTTAAGAGCTTTTTTGCGGCAAGATCCCGATATCATTATGGTGGGCGAAATTCGAGACCTGGAAACAGCGGAAATTGCTGTTAAAGCCGCTCAAACAGGGCATTTGGTGTTATCCACACTGCATACGAACGATGCGCCGCAAACCCTGAACCGCCTCGTTCAAATGGGGATACCCCCGTTTAATATTGTCTCGGCGGTAAACTTGATTATGGCGCAACGTTTGGCCCGGCGCTTGTGTGAAAACTGCAAGGCCCGCGTTAATCTTCCCGAAGTGGCGCTTTTATCGGCCGGCTTTTTGGAAGATGAAGTTAAAGACCTCAAATTGTATGGACCTGTCGGCTGTGAGCTTTGCACCGCAGGCTATAAAGGCCGGGTGGGTATCTATCAGGTGATGCCAATCAGTGAAGGTATGCGTAAATTAATTTTAGAAGGCGGCAACACGCTGGAACTGGCGATTCAGGCTAAAGCGGAAGGCTTTAACGATTTGCGCAGGTCCGGTTTGGAAAAAGTCAAGCAAGGCGTTACCAGTCTTGAAGAAGTCGATCGAGTGACGAAGGAATAACGATGGCAGAAGCTAAAGCGACAGAACAAGTTGATTTTATTTGGGATGGTAAAGACAAAAATGGCATGCGGACCAAAGGCGAAATTGCTGCCAAATCCGAAACCGTTGCTCGTTCAGATCTGCGCCAAATGGGTATCCGTGTCATTAGTATCAAGAAAAAGCCCAAGCCTCTATTCGGTGTAAAAGTCCAAAAGATCACGCCCGGTGACATCGCCATTTTCAGTCGTCAGTTGGCAACCATGCTAGAGGCCGGTGTGCCTTTGGTTCAGTCATTTGACATTATTGGCAAGGGTCATGAAAACGCCAGCATGCAGCACTTGTTATTGAGCATTAAAGCGGATATTGAGGGCGGCAGCACGCTGGCAGAGGCGTTAAAGAAAAATCCTGTTTATTTTGATGAATTATTCTGTAATCTTGTTGAGGCGGGGGAACATGCCGGTGTTCTGGAAACCTTGCTGGATAAAATAGCCACCTATAAAGAAAAAACAGAATCGCTCAAGAAAAAAATCAAGAAAGCGCTGACTTACCCTATTGCGGTGCTGGTGGTTGCGTTTGTTGTAACCGCTATTCTATTGATTTTTGTTGTTCCGGTGTTTGAAGAACTATTTCAAGGATTCGGGGCTGATTTACCGGCTTTCACAAGAATGGTTATCGATCTGTCTGAATGGATGCAGGCTTGGTGGTGGGTTATCGTCGCTGCGGTATTCGGTTGTGTTTATACCTTTGGCTACTTTAAAAAGCGTTCCCGGAAATTTAATCACGCTTTGGATAGGACTTTGCTGAAAATTCCAGTGGTCGGTTTGATCCTGAACAAATCAGCCGTTGCTCGTTTTGCCAGAACCTTATCGACCATGTCGGCGGCAGGGGTGCCCTTGGTAGAGGCCCTGGAATCGGTGGCGGGCTCTTGCGGTAACATCATCTATGCCGATGCCGTACTCAAAATGCGTGAAGAAGTATCGACCGGTCAACGGCTTCAGTATGCAATGCAGCAAACCGCGCTGTTTCCTCATATGGTTGTGCAAATGGTGGCAATCGGAGAGGAGTCCGGATCTATCGATACGATGCTGACAAAAGTGGCGGATTTTTTTGAAGAGGAAGTGGATAACCTGGTCGATAATTTAAGCAGTTTGATGGAGCCAATTATCATGTCGGTATTAGGCGTTTTAGTGGGCGGTTTAATAGTGGCGATGTATTTGCCTATTTTCAAAATGGGCGCCGCGGTCGGTTAAGCGTTCTACCCTGGATGACATCATGATGCCGTTTGTCGATACTATTGCAATCAATTCCACGCATTTAATCGCAGTAGTGGCATTGGTTGGTTTGCTGGTAGGCAGCTTTTTAAACGTGGTCATCTACCGCCTGCCCATTATGATGAAGAGGGATTGGCGAAATGAATGTGCCGAATTTCTGAGCCTGCCCGCTGAACGATCAGAAGAGAATGCTGATTTCAATCTTGTTTTCCCTTTATCCCGCTGTCCTCACTGCAGTACGCCCATCAAGCCCTATCAGAATATTCCGGTGATCAGTTATCTGGTAATGAAAGGTCGCTGCGCGCATTGCCATGAGCCAATTTCTCTACGTTATCCCTTGGTTGAAGCGTTGACCGGCTTATGTTCAGCGTTGATTGCCTGGCGTTTCGGTTATTCGCCGGAAATGGGTGCCGCCTTATTCATGACCTGGGCTTTGATCGCGCTCAGTGCCATTGATCTGGATCATCAACTGTTGCCGGACTCGATTACGTTACCTTTGTTATGGTCCGGTTTGTTTTTAAGCCTGTTTCATGTCTTTGCCGATAGCCAGTCCAGTATCATTGGGGCGATTGCCGGTTACCTGTGCCTCTGGTTTGTTTATCATGGCTTTAAGCTGCTAACCGGCAAAGAGGGTATGGGCTTCGGGGATTTTAAATTACTGGCCGCATTCGGTGCCTGGCTGGGTTGGCAGTATTTGACCATGATCATTCTTCTCTCGTCGGTTACCGGAGCGCTAATCGGAATGGCCATGATCATTTTTGTCAGGCACGACAAGAACATTCCCATTCCGTTCGGTCCTTATCTGGCGATCGCAGGTTGGATAGCCTTACTCTGGGGCGATAAGATCAATCTGTTTTACCTCAACGCTACCGGATTGTAACTGAATGCTGAGAATCGGTTTAACGGGTGGAATTGGTTCAGGCAAGACGACGGTCGCCTCACTCTTTGCAGAACAAGGCATTCCCATCATTGATGCGGATGAACTGGCCAAAGCGCTCGTCGAGCCGGGTCAGCCTGCATTGGCTAAGATTTCGCAAGCTTTTGGCGAAGCCATGATTGATGCTAAAGGGAGTCTGGACCGGGAAGCCTTGAGAAATCTTGTCTTTGCAGATGATGAGCAAAAGAAAAAACTGGAAGCCATTCTCCATCCTTTGGTGCGTGACCGCATAGTATCGACGGTAGAAGAGCTGACAGGGCCTTATTGTATTATTTGTGTGCCGTTGTTGTTTGAATCGGGCATGAATGATTTGGTCGATAGGGTCCTGGTGGTAGATTGTCCGGTAAGTTTGCAAATAGAGCGGGTGAAACAACGTAATCAACTGAGTGAGCCGGTTATCCTTGCAATTATTGCCGCTCAGCTTTCCCGTGAATCACGCAATGTCAGGGCAGATGAACTCATTGATAATACCTGCGACAATTCTCAACTTGCAGAACAAGTCAAAAAACTGCACAATTTATATCTTTCGCTAAGCCTGAAGCAGGATAACGTTGTCAGTGAATACCGATATAGTGTATGAGTTTCCTCTCAATGAACGGATTCGAATTTTCATCCGGCTTGAATTACTGTTTAATCAGCTCAGTCACTTTCTTGAGGGTAATACCGAATTTGATAGACGAGCAGCCATCGATTCAATGCTTGATATTCTTACTATTTTTAGCCGTAATGACCTTAAGTCGGAAATTCTTAAAGAATTAGACCGTCACGGCAAAGTGCTGAACCAACTGGCTAACACCGAGGGTGTAGACACTGAAAAACTGATTGATATTCTGGCTGAATTAAATCAGATCAGTAAAAGTCTTTATGCCGACAACGGCAAGATTGGCATTAAAGTGATGGAAAGCGATTTATTTCAAAGTATTTCGCAGCGCAGTTCGATACCAGGCGGTACCTGCTCCTTTGATTTGCCCGCGTTTCATTATTGGCTGGAGCAGGATGAAGAAGTCCAGTCCATGGCCCTGGATCAGTGGACAAAACCCTTTGCCGATATCCGCAAGGCGATCGATTTAATAATGGGCTTTATTCGCCAGAGCACACGGCCTGTGGCAAAAATGGCCTCCGCAGGCTTTTTTCAGTTGCCGTTGGACAAGAGTCTGCCCTTACAATTATTGCGTATCAATGTAGCGCGTGATATTCCTTGTTTTGCGGAGATCAGTGGCGGAAAACACCGCTTTACGATTCGATTTATGGTGCCGTCTATTGATGGATCCAGGCCAACTCAAACGCCCGATAACATCCCTTTTCTGTTAACCTGCTGCCAGTTCTGAATGGATAACACGGATAAACCTTTAACGGTCAAGTGTCCGCAGTGCAAACGTCCCGTGCCATGGACTCAAGAACAGCTCTTCAAGCCTTTCTGCAGCGAGCGCTGCAAGCTGATAGATTTAGGTGAATGGGCCGCCGAGGAAAAAAGGATTCCCGGGGAGCCTGTATATGATGAGAACGAACTCGAAGATACTTTTTACCATTGATTTTTGGTAACTACTCGCCCGCTTTGAATTATAGGCGTAGGTGCTTGATTTCAAAGGACGCATGAAATCATCCCTGTTGCAGAAGCCTTTTCAATCAAGCATCTACCCCTCAAAGCCACATAAACGTTCAAACTGGGAATTGCTGTTTTTTTAACTTTTCAGCTTAAAAAGGTACGGATGCCTGATATGCCTTGCCCGCCCATTTTCCTGGCTTCGTCTAACGATTCCCTGGATACTCCACCCAACGCATAAACCGGTATATTAATCGGATTAACCCATTCGTGAAATTTCTGCCAGCCCAGCGAGGGCGTCATGGGATGAGTGGGTGTCGGTAACACAGGGGCAAGGACAGCGAAATCAAGCCCCAGTTTTTGTGCCTGTAATAACTCGACAGGGTTATGACAGGATGCGGCAATCCAACCTTTGAAGGGCGGTTTTTGGGTTAATGCCATTAAATGACGACTGGTCAGATGCACCCCGTCCGCATCCAGTTTTTCAAAGCCTTCGACACCGGAGTTAACGAGTAAACGGGCACCTTTTGCACGGCACAAAGGTTGCGCGTGAACGAAAAATTCGGCGGCTTGTTGCAATGTAAACGATTTTAACCGGGCTTGGATCAAAGTAACCCCTTGTCCCAGTAAGTTATCAAGGCGAGTGAGCAATGACTGCTCATCTTCATCATCAAGAATCGCATAATAGGGCGGTAACCTGACCGCTGAAATAATGGGTTTATTGGCTTCAGGAAAAGCAAAGTCAATCAATTTGTCCGGTAAAACCCATTGGATCGGCTGGCCTTCGCGGCCATGCGCTATGCCACTAAATTTTTCGACCCACCAGACATCCAGATTGACACTTAAGTCTGTGTAGTCATGATGGATGTTGATCAGCGGTGACGCTTTCTCTACCTGAATGGCTAATTCTTCATATAGCTCGCGTTCCAGGGCTTGTTCAACGCTTTCGCCCGCTTCAACTTTTCCGCCCGGAAACTCCCATAAATCGCCTTGATGAACCGTTGACGGACGTAAAGAAATAAGTACTTCGCCAAGCGCATTCTTTATTACGCCTACGGCAACATGCAAAGCAGCTTTCATGTGTGATTACCAAGCCATGGTTTTGAGTCCAGTCTTATTAACATCACGTTCTGTATTCAGCGTTAATTTTTACATAATCGTAGGAAAAATCGCAGGTCAGAATTTCTTGCCTAGCTTGGCCGCGCCCTAATGAGACCGTAACCGTTATTTCCTCCTGATTCATGACGTGTTGTCCGGCAGCTTCCGTGTAACCAGCTGCGCGTTCACCGGCTTTGACTATGCAAACATCACCCAGATAGATATCGACAGCTTCCAGTACCATATTGTCAATGCCTGACCTGCCGACCGCAGCAAGAATGCGCCCCCAGTTCGGGTCGCTGGCGAAAAACGCGGTTTTGACCAGTGGCGAATGCGCAATGGTTTTGCCGACTCTGGCGGCTTCCTCGTCACTGGCGGCAGTATTCACAACGATGCGCATGAGTTTGGTTGCGCCTTCACCATCTCGCACAATAGCCTCCGCCAGTTGTTTGCAGAGTGCCAAAACGGCTTGCGAAAATACTGCATAGGCTGGCGTGTCAGCTCGCAGTGCTGGCACCTCTGAGCCGCCGCTGGCCATCAGAACACAGGCGTCGTTGGTGGAGGTGTCACCATCGACAGTAATGCGGTTAAATGATTGCTCAACAGCCGCAGTCAAGCATGCCTGCAATAACGGTTGGGCAATTTTGGCGTCGGTTGCGATAAATGCCAGCATTGTTGCCATGTTCGGCTGAATCATGCCCGCACCTTTGGATATCCCCGTTATCGTGATGGTTTTGCCTCCAATGTCAATAATTTGCGAGGCTCCTTTGGCAAAGGTGTCGGTGGTCATGATGGCGCGAGCGGCTTTTTCCCAATGATCAATGGCCAGATCTCTGACTGCGTTTGGTAAAGCGGCCTGAATTTTATCGACACGTAAGGGTTCGCCGATGACGCCGGTTGAAAACGGCAGGACTTGATCGGCATCGCCATTGACTAATTCGGACAATCCGGCGCAGCTTGACAGAGCGTTTTCCATGCCCGATGCACCGGTTCCGGCATTGGCATTGCCGGAATTGATCAGCAGCCAGCGAGGACTTTTTGACAAATGCGCTCTGGCGACATGGACCGGCGCCGCGCAAAACGCATTTTGTGTAAATACTGCCGCGCAAGTTGAATCCGGAGCCATTTCGACGACCAATAAATCATCGCGTAAGGTTTGTTTAATGCCGGCACACGTTGTACCTAAGGTAATACCGGCTACCGGATGCATGGGTGGAAACGGCAAAGCGCCAACTGCCATAGGATGACCTCTTATTGTATTTGAATGATTTTTGGCGAAAAACCGCTAGCTTATTGATTTAAGCTTGTTTATGCAACCCAGTTTGAGGATTGAGACAGCTAGAATTGTTATCAAGGAGAGTTAATGAAGCGGATTTTTAATACGACAAAAGATGCGGTGTAACCGATATAAACTCTAACACAGAGGTCAAATAATTCAGGGCCACTGACTTTTACCTAATGCCATTAAGTTAAGCCTATTTTGTAGGAGCGGTCCATGCCCGCGATTGAACCCCATTCGGTCGCAGGCATGGCCGGCTCCTACAATACAGCCTATCGATTTATTGCGATGGCCTTATCTTAAAAGCATTGGTCTATTGGGTGGCAGCCAGCTCTTTCGGCCCATTGACATCTTCCGGATCGCCTTCATAAGGGGTCGCATATTTACAGTCTTTTTGCGGACACACTTTTTCAACGCCGCGCCGTTTGGTCGATTTTACGGTAAGAATAGGCCATTGGCAGGACGGGCATTCTTCCTTGATAGGCGCATCCCACAACGCATAGTTACATTTGGGATACTCGGAGCAGGAGTAAAATATTTTGCCGAACCGCGATTTACGCTTGAGAATAGTGCCCGCTTTGCATTGAGGGCAGGTAACGCCTGTATCCAGCGGTTTTTCCAGCGGCTCTATGTGCTTACATTTGGGATAAGCGCTGCAGCCGATGAACTTACCGTATTTACCGGCTTTGATGACCAAAGGCGAGTCGCATTTCGGGCACGTTCTTCCTTCTACGACTTCAGGCGCATCGGCGCTGCTGCCGTCTTCATTTAAATTCCGGGTGTAAGAACATTCCGGATAATTGTTGCAGCCGATGAAACGGCCGTTGCGGCCCAATCGAATCGATAGTTGACTGCCGCATTCGGGACATTTTTCATCAATCGCTTCATGCGTCACATCCTTGCGTTGAACACTTTCATCTTTTTCATGGATGAGCGTGTTGAAGGGGTTCCAAAATGCATGCATTAACGGAATCCACTCTTTTTCTCCGCGCGAAACAGCATCTAACTCATCTTCAAGGTTGGCCGTAAAATCGTAATCGACGTATTTGGTGAAGTGTTCGGTCAGGAATTTATTGACGATTCGTCCCACGTCAGTAGGATAAAACCGCTTGCTTTCCAGTGTGACATATTCACGATTTTGCAAAGTCGAAATGATCGATGCATAGGTAGAAGGCCTACCTATCCCGTGTTCTTCCAATGTTTTTACCAGGCTGGCCTCGCTGTAGCGGGGCGGCGGCTCGGTAAAATGTTGCCCGGCCAGGATGTCATTAAGCGGGACGGGACGTCCTTGTTCTAAAGCCGGTAAAAAGTTTTCTTTGTCATCGCCTTCCTGGGTATCGTCAATGCCCTCGAGATAAACGGCCATAAAACCCGGTTTGGCTATGGTTGATCCGGTCGCACGGAACAAATGTTGCTGCTCTTCACCGCAGCAAAAATCAATCGCCACCATGTCTATCGTGGCGTGAATCATCTGGCAGGCGATAGTGCGTTTCCAAATGAGATCATACAGTTTGAATTGTTCAGCGCTCAGGTATTTCTGCACATCGGCGGGCTGGTGCCTGATGGAAGTCGGTCTTATGGCTTCATGTGCTTCCTGGGCATTTTTTGACTTGGTCTTGAATAACCGGGCTTCTTTGGGTACGTTGATTGCGCCGTATTTTTCGGCAATCAATTCCCTGATTTCCAGCACCGCGTCAACCGACAAATTAACCGAATCGGTACGCATATAGGTAATCAATCCTGCGGTTTCACCCCCCAGGTCAATCCCTTCGTACAGTTGTTGGGCTACCATCATGGTGCGTTTGGTGGTAAAGCCCAGTTTGCGCGCTGCTTCCTGTTGCAAGGTCGACGTGATAAAAGGGGGTGCCGGATTGCGACTTCGTTGTTTTTTCTCAACTTTGACAACATGCAGCTTGCCGTCTGCAGCATCCAGCAAGGTTTGTTTGACCTGGCTGGCGTGCTCTTCAGTTTCAAAGCTGAACTGGTTGAGCTTTTCGCCATTGAAATGAGTCAATTTGGCTTTAAACGTTTGCTCCTGCGCTGTCAGTTCCGCATCTATACTCCAGTATTCCCGCGTTTTGAACGCTTCTATTTCCAGTTCCCGTTCGACAATCATTCGCAGGGCCGGACTTTGAACGCGTCCGGCGGACAGGCCGCGGCGAATCTTTTTCCAGAGTAAAGGGGATAATTTAAAACCCACAAGATAATCCAGAGCTCGTCGGGCCTGCTGGGCATTGATTAAATTGATCGAAAGTTCGGTCGGGTTGGCGATGGCTTCAGTCACCGCTTTCTTCGTGATTTCGTGAAAAATAACCCGGTGTACCGGCTTGTTTTTAAGCAGTTTTTTATCTTTCAACAATTCGTAAAGATGCCAGGAAATCGCTTCGCCTTCTCTATCAGGGTCAGTCGCGAGATAGAGGGTTTGAGCTTCTTTGATAGCTTTGCTAATGGCCTGCACATGGCGCTGGTTGCGATCAATGATTTCATATTTCATCGCAAAGTCATGTTCCGGATCTACAGCTCCCTCTTTAGGGATCAGATCCCTGACATGACCATAGGAGGCCAAAACATGAAAGTCTTTGCCCAGATATTTTTCAATCGTTTTAGCTTTTGCAGGGGATTCTACAATGACGAGGTTGTTACTCATTAGGTCTTTAATTCGAGGCCGGTTTAATGCAAGTAAGCAGGAATCTGATCGTAAACAATATCTTCCATTCGCGAAAAAGCAATTTCTTCATCGGGCTGACTTAACAATACCATCAAGACGATCCATTTCAGTTTTTCCAGAGAAATCTCTTCGTTTTCCAGTGCGACTGCACGGTCTATAACGAGTTCACGGTTGGCAGGCGACAGAATGCCGTTATGTTCAATAAACATCAAAAAATTGCGGCATTCAAGATCCAGTCTTTCAAGTTCCTGACTCGAAAATATACGGAAGGCATGCGAGGCCGAAGGATTGATTTTGCCTTGCAAACTCAAGGATTCCAGCCAATCGAAAGCCTTGCTGACTTCGGTTTGATCAAATCCCGCTTCTTCAAGTTCGTTCTTGATCATCTCACTATCGGGCAGGATTTCAATCTCATCCTCCATATAGTTTTCAAACAGATACATCAAGACATCAAAAATATTTTCTTTCATAGTGGTATTAAATTATTTAATGCGGGTGTAACACCCGCCGGGCATCGATTCAATGTAGCCTTGAAGTTCCATAACCAGCAACATTGACGAAATGACTTCAACGGATTGGCCTGTGCTTTCTACCAGTTTATCAACAGAAGTGGGGCTAAACATGATCAGATTCAATAATGTTTGTTGCTCCAGGTCAAGCATTGATTGTGATAAAGACGGCGTTGATATGGCATCTTGTTGATTGTATTGACCTAATTCTTCAAGAATATCCTGAGACGTTTCAACAAGTTTTGCGCCTTCTCTGATCAGCGCAT comes from Methylicorpusculum oleiharenae and encodes:
- a CDS encoding valine--tRNA ligase, giving the protein MEKTYDPHSIEQHWYAIWEEQNHFAPSEEGESYCIMIPPPNVTGSLHMGHAFQDTIMDALTRYHRMRGFSTLWQAGTDHAGIATQMVVERLINTENKTRHDYGREKFVEKIWEWKAQSGGTITQQLRRMGSSLDWSRERFTMDDGMSEAVGEVFIRLYEEGLIYRGKRLVNWDPVLHSAVSDLEVLSEEENGSMWHMRYPLSNGTGYLIVATTRPETLLGDAAVAIHPNDERYKHLLGEYVELPLTGRKIPVIADEYVDPEFGTGCVKITPAHDFNDYEVWTRHRNTSAIQALPHGGLINIFTADACIRNNKGDEDFLIPHKYMGMDRFEARREIVSDLEAQGLLEKIVDHKLMVPRGDRTSAVIEPFLTDQWYVKVAPLAKPAIEAVENGDIKFVPDNWKNTYFDWMRNIQDWCISRQIWWGHRIPAWYDDKGNIYVGRSERAIREQHKLPDDYSLKQDEDVLDTWFSSALWPFSTLGWPEQTPELGKHYPTSVLVTGFDIIFFWVARMIMMGLKFQGQVPFREVYIHGLVRDAEGQKMSKSKGNVLDPIDLIDGIDLEALVEKRISGMMQPHLAKKIETVTRKQFPDGIPSYGTDALRFTFASLASTGRDIRFDLARTEGYRNFCNKLWNAARYVLMNTEEQDNGLSGLPCEYTQVDRWIMSRLQQQIAVTRQAIDNYRFDLAAQALYDFTWNEYCDWYLELAKISLQSENEAVQRGTRQTLVSVLETVLRLAHPIMPFITEEIWQRVAPLAGINGPTIMRQSYPETDASLIDTAAIAEIEWVMAFILGVRRIRGEMNIAPGKPLPVLIQNGTATDQAMLENSQAYLKKLGRLEAITWLGLDEIAPESAIALVGEMKILIPMAGLIDKQAELTRLDKEIQRISKELPRIEGKLNNPSFVDKAPADVIVKEKNKLSDLQSTLRSLEEQVLKIKAL
- the pilB gene encoding type IV-A pilus assembly ATPase PilB, yielding MVTNNPDQQLGGLSRCLIQAGLVSEAEMLAHIQAAKKAKISLINYLVSNKVVSSKAISERASVEFGLPQFDLSAIDVKSLPVALVTEKLIRKHHALPLLKRGNRLFLAISDASNFQAQDEIKFHTRLNIDTILVEEDKLGKAIDSALEAAETMMTDLLDSDLDNLEITGGDQDNLKDDSGPEVDDGPIVRFVNKILLDAIKKGVSDIHLEPYEKSFRIRYRGDGMLYEVASPPSNISNRIISRLKVMARMDIAERRIPQDGRIKMALSKTRAIDFRVNTCPTLFGEKVVLRILDPTSAQLGIEKLGFEPIQQQRFLEAIHRPYGMVLVTGPTGSGKTVTLYTGLNILNSVERNISTAEDPVEITVPGINQVNVNPKAGLTFATALRAFLRQDPDIIMVGEIRDLETAEIAVKAAQTGHLVLSTLHTNDAPQTLNRLVQMGIPPFNIVSAVNLIMAQRLARRLCENCKARVNLPEVALLSAGFLEDEVKDLKLYGPVGCELCTAGYKGRVGIYQVMPISEGMRKLILEGGNTLELAIQAKAEGFNDLRRSGLEKVKQGVTSLEEVDRVTKE
- a CDS encoding type II secretion system F family protein, which translates into the protein MAEAKATEQVDFIWDGKDKNGMRTKGEIAAKSETVARSDLRQMGIRVISIKKKPKPLFGVKVQKITPGDIAIFSRQLATMLEAGVPLVQSFDIIGKGHENASMQHLLLSIKADIEGGSTLAEALKKNPVYFDELFCNLVEAGEHAGVLETLLDKIATYKEKTESLKKKIKKALTYPIAVLVVAFVVTAILLIFVVPVFEELFQGFGADLPAFTRMVIDLSEWMQAWWWVIVAAVFGCVYTFGYFKKRSRKFNHALDRTLLKIPVVGLILNKSAVARFARTLSTMSAAGVPLVEALESVAGSCGNIIYADAVLKMREEVSTGQRLQYAMQQTALFPHMVVQMVAIGEESGSIDTMLTKVADFFEEEVDNLVDNLSSLMEPIIMSVLGVLVGGLIVAMYLPIFKMGAAVG
- a CDS encoding prepilin peptidase, with the protein product MMPFVDTIAINSTHLIAVVALVGLLVGSFLNVVIYRLPIMMKRDWRNECAEFLSLPAERSEENADFNLVFPLSRCPHCSTPIKPYQNIPVISYLVMKGRCAHCHEPISLRYPLVEALTGLCSALIAWRFGYSPEMGAALFMTWALIALSAIDLDHQLLPDSITLPLLWSGLFLSLFHVFADSQSSIIGAIAGYLCLWFVYHGFKLLTGKEGMGFGDFKLLAAFGAWLGWQYLTMIILLSSVTGALIGMAMIIFVRHDKNIPIPFGPYLAIAGWIALLWGDKINLFYLNATGL